A genomic window from Ignavibacteria bacterium includes:
- a CDS encoding CPXCG motif-containing cysteine-rich protein, whose translation MEYFYTCPYCWQEVSIILDVSINRQTMIEDCEVCCNPVEFRYEVKDSEIINFEVIKIQ comes from the coding sequence ATGGAATATTTTTATACATGTCCGTATTGCTGGCAGGAAGTTTCAATAATTTTGGATGTAAGTATTAACCGGCAAACAATGATAGAGGATTGTGAAGTGTGCTGTAATCCTGTTGAATTCCGTTATGAAGTGAAGGATTCTGAAATTATCAATTTTGAAGTAATTAAAATTCAATAA
- a CDS encoding M3 family oligoendopeptidase, with the protein MKFSEIEYKRPNVSDISEKFEHLVNLFQKAESFDEQDALIRNINDLRMEFQTLGTIASIKYSIDTNDKEFEEEQNFYDANSPVFDGLVHKYYTAIVNSKFRPELEKKWGKQLFDVAEVTLRTFSPEILEDLKKENELRTDYSKLLASAKIFFDGEERNLQGLIPYMESTDREMRKAANEAKWKFFSDNEEEFDRLYDELVKIRAKMATKLGYKNFVQMGYDRMGRTDYNAEMVKNFRDQVLETIVPIAVKLKQKQQKRLGLDSFKYYDQPLDYKSGNAKPHGSPDWIVSCAKNMYSELSPETNEFFNFMLDNEMMDLVNKKGKDTGGYCTFIEKYKSPFIFSNFNGTMGDIEVLTHEAGHAFQAYSSRNFEIPEYFFPTSEACEIHSMSMEFLTWPWMNCFFKDQTDMFKYSHLKGSVIFIPYGVSVDEFQHWVYDNPEATPAERKQAWLDIEKKYLPYIDYDDNEFLEKGGRWQQQRHIYLSPFYYIDYCLAQICAFQFWKKSNENREQALEDYLRLCKAGGSQSFLGLVKTAGLISPFEDGCLKSFMGVIDNWLENFDDASVN; encoded by the coding sequence ATGAAATTCAGTGAAATAGAATACAAACGCCCGAACGTATCAGATATATCAGAAAAATTTGAGCACCTGGTGAATTTATTTCAAAAAGCTGAAAGCTTTGATGAACAGGATGCATTGATAAGAAATATAAACGACCTGCGCATGGAATTCCAGACACTTGGAACGATTGCCAGCATAAAATATTCAATTGATACAAATGATAAGGAGTTTGAAGAAGAGCAGAATTTTTATGACGCGAATTCTCCTGTATTTGACGGGCTTGTTCACAAATACTATACTGCAATTGTTAATTCAAAATTCCGCCCTGAGCTTGAAAAAAAATGGGGCAAACAGCTTTTTGATGTTGCGGAAGTGACCCTCAGGACGTTTTCACCTGAAATACTCGAAGACCTGAAAAAGGAAAATGAATTAAGAACAGATTACTCCAAGCTACTGGCTTCAGCTAAAATATTTTTTGACGGCGAAGAAAGAAATCTGCAGGGACTGATCCCCTACATGGAATCCACTGACAGGGAAATGAGAAAAGCTGCTAACGAAGCCAAATGGAAGTTCTTTTCTGATAATGAAGAAGAGTTTGACAGGCTTTATGATGAGCTTGTAAAAATTAGAGCAAAGATGGCAACCAAGCTGGGATATAAAAATTTTGTGCAGATGGGTTATGACAGAATGGGAAGAACAGACTATAATGCTGAAATGGTTAAGAATTTCCGCGACCAGGTACTGGAAACAATTGTACCCATTGCTGTAAAGCTTAAACAGAAACAGCAGAAAAGACTCGGGCTGGATTCATTTAAATATTACGATCAGCCGCTTGACTATAAATCTGGCAACGCAAAGCCTCACGGCTCACCTGACTGGATCGTAAGCTGCGCTAAAAATATGTATTCAGAGCTTTCGCCTGAAACTAATGAGTTCTTCAACTTCATGCTTGATAATGAAATGATGGATCTTGTTAACAAAAAGGGGAAAGATACCGGCGGTTACTGCACATTCATAGAAAAGTATAAATCACCGTTCATATTTTCAAATTTCAACGGAACAATGGGTGATATTGAAGTATTGACCCATGAAGCCGGGCATGCCTTCCAGGCATATTCAAGCCGTAATTTTGAAATTCCTGAATATTTCTTCCCGACATCAGAAGCCTGTGAAATACATTCCATGAGCATGGAATTCTTAACATGGCCTTGGATGAACTGCTTCTTTAAAGACCAGACCGATATGTTTAAGTACTCGCATTTAAAAGGCTCGGTAATATTTATTCCATACGGAGTATCTGTTGATGAATTTCAGCACTGGGTTTATGATAACCCTGAAGCTACACCGGCTGAAAGAAAACAGGCATGGCTTGATATTGAAAAGAAATACCTGCCTTATATTGATTATGATGATAACGAATTCCTTGAAAAAGGCGGCAGATGGCAGCAGCAGAGACATATCTATTTAAGCCCGTTCTATTATATAGATTACTGTCTTGCACAGATATGCGCTTTCCAGTTCTGGAAAAAATCCAATGAGAACAGGGAGCAGGCTCTTGAAGATTATTTAAGGCTTTGCAAAGCAGGCGGTAGCCAGTCATTTTTAGGACTTGTTAAAACCGCAGGTCTCATTTCACCTTTTGAAGACGGCTGCCTTAAATCATTTATGGGCGTTATAGATAACTGGCTTGAAAATTTTGACGATGCCAGCGTAAACTAA
- a CDS encoding RNA polymerase sigma factor: MTENPFIEKVSAGEKDEQLIDEALTGSRHALERLIYRHQAWIYNIALRMVFYPQEAEDVTQEVLIKIITKLSTFRKESSFRTWAYRIVINQVLNMKKSMGEKNHASDFDEYWKIIENTPDNELPAQENYKVEMQTLVNEVKVSCMSGMLLCMDREQRLIFILGSIFQVTDKIGAEIMDMTRDNFRQKLSRARKQMHNFMHDKCGLMNKNNPCSCEKKTKALIDCGYVDPEKLLFNINYVHSVESTAGLRAEKLDELLEDRSQKLFRENPFQEPPDFVKSLRVILDHKEFREIFNFTN, encoded by the coding sequence ATGACAGAAAATCCATTTATTGAAAAAGTATCTGCCGGCGAGAAAGATGAGCAGCTGATAGATGAAGCGCTTACAGGCAGCCGCCATGCGCTTGAAAGGCTTATTTACAGGCACCAGGCGTGGATTTACAACATTGCTTTAAGAATGGTCTTTTACCCGCAGGAAGCCGAGGATGTTACACAGGAAGTACTTATAAAGATAATTACCAAGCTTTCCACATTCCGGAAAGAAAGCAGTTTCAGAACCTGGGCTTACCGTATTGTTATTAACCAGGTACTTAATATGAAAAAATCCATGGGTGAAAAAAATCACGCATCTGATTTTGATGAATACTGGAAGATAATTGAAAATACTCCTGATAACGAACTGCCTGCCCAGGAAAATTATAAAGTTGAGATGCAAACGCTTGTTAATGAAGTTAAAGTAAGCTGTATGTCAGGTATGCTGTTATGTATGGATAGGGAACAGAGGCTAATTTTTATACTTGGCAGCATTTTTCAGGTGACTGATAAAATTGGCGCTGAGATCATGGATATGACCCGTGATAACTTCAGGCAGAAGCTTTCAAGGGCAAGGAAACAAATGCATAATTTTATGCATGATAAATGCGGCCTCATGAACAAAAATAATCCCTGCAGCTGTGAAAAGAAAACAAAAGCTCTAATAGATTGCGGTTATGTGGACCCCGAAAAATTACTATTCAATATTAATTATGTACACTCTGTTGAAAGTACTGCGGGGCTCAGGGCAGAAAAGCTTGATGAATTGCTTGAAGACCGTTCACAAAAACTATTTAGGGAAAATCCCTTTCAGGAACCTCCAGATTTTGTAAAATCGTTAAGAGTAATTTTAGACCACAAAGAATTCAGAGAAATATTCAATTTTACAAATTAA
- a CDS encoding MFS transporter, whose protein sequence is MKKLALPVSLGLAHGVSDCSAGLILGSLSNSVSIYGVGSMVLLYNVLAFGAQPLAGLLTDKLKNPKLAVLTGLFLMAAAIIMYFIHPFSAVLFAGLASAVFHVGGGALALCSTPDRSSGAGLFSAPGVAGLAIGGYLAISDIFPAAIMITLLSALAVFIFALKIPVLPYNSIKEENEFDKHDFIMLILLLAIALRSAVWNIFQHIEQGEITNIILISISAAGGKILGGYAGDFFGWRRYSFSAIILAIPLLILGETSIYFLLPGIALLQSVTPIMVTAIYKNMKKLPATSAGLSFGLAIAAGGLPFIQGDIAAEEFSSPLIIGGVLILTAILIFVSIQRKVKKVNA, encoded by the coding sequence ATGAAAAAATTAGCATTACCTGTATCTCTTGGGTTAGCGCACGGTGTATCTGATTGTTCAGCTGGTTTGATCCTGGGCAGTCTGAGCAATTCTGTATCCATATACGGAGTTGGCTCTATGGTATTATTATACAACGTTCTTGCATTTGGCGCACAGCCGCTGGCAGGTCTGTTGACAGATAAGCTAAAGAACCCAAAACTCGCTGTGCTTACCGGACTCTTCCTGATGGCAGCAGCTATCATAATGTATTTCATTCATCCTTTTTCCGCTGTTTTGTTTGCCGGCTTAGCATCCGCCGTGTTCCATGTAGGCGGGGGAGCACTTGCACTCTGTTCAACTCCTGATAGATCATCAGGGGCAGGATTATTTTCAGCTCCTGGCGTTGCCGGACTTGCAATTGGTGGTTACCTTGCAATAAGTGATATTTTCCCCGCAGCAATTATGATAACACTGCTTTCTGCCCTGGCTGTATTCATTTTCGCGCTGAAAATCCCGGTGTTGCCTTATAATTCAATTAAAGAAGAAAATGAATTTGATAAGCACGATTTCATTATGCTGATCTTACTTCTGGCAATAGCATTACGTTCTGCAGTATGGAATATATTTCAGCATATCGAACAGGGTGAAATTACCAATATTATTTTAATATCAATTTCAGCAGCAGGCGGAAAAATTTTAGGCGGGTATGCAGGTGATTTTTTCGGGTGGAGGAGATATTCATTTTCTGCTATAATTCTAGCAATCCCCTTGTTGATCCTCGGCGAAACAAGCATATATTTCCTGCTTCCGGGTATTGCCTTGCTGCAATCGGTTACCCCAATAATGGTGACTGCAATTTATAAAAATATGAAAAAACTTCCGGCTACATCTGCGGGACTTTCATTTGGACTCGCTATCGCTGCCGGCGGTTTGCCGTTTATTCAGGGGGATATTGCCGCTGAAGAATTTTCTTCACCGCTTATAATCGGGGGAGTATTGATACTGACTGCTATATTGATTTTTGTAAGTATTCAAAGGAAAGTAAAAAAAGTTAATGCTTGA